The genomic interval GCTTCTCCGCTGTCTCGCGGCCGCCCGTCGTCGCGGACTTCACCTTGTCGTAACCCTCCTGCGGGTCGTCGAGCAAGGAGATGTGCGACGCCGGAATCGAGGAGGACATCTTCCCACCCGTCAGGCCCGTCATGAACCGGTGGTAGATAGAAGAGGGCGGGACGAACCCGTAGCCGCCGTTGTCGACCTCCACGTCCTGTGCGAGCGCCTCCGCCTCGTCGCGCGTCAGGTCGAACGCGTCGACGTGCTCGTCGAAGACGCGCTTCTCGCCGTCGACGGCCTCGACCAGTGCCTCGAACGCCTCCTCGGTCGCGTTGCGGTCGAGGAAGCGGACGCGCGGGCGGAGCGGTTCCATCCCGGCGTTGGCGAGTTTGGCCGCTGCGCGTTCCTCCGGCGGCGCGTCGTCGGCCACCGCCTCGTCGTCTCGCTGATCCAGTCGCGGCCGGTTCCCGAAGTCGACGGCCTCGATTCCCTCCTCGACGAGGACCGCCGCGTCGATGCAGCGGACGGTCACGTCGTCGCCCGACTCGCTCGCCTCGGCGGCCTTCTCCGAGAGCGCGTCGTACGCGTTCTCGACGACCGCTCGTTCGGCCTCGTCCACCTCGAAACTCGCGTACGCCTCGGTGACGCCGAAGTAGCGCATCCGCGAGGCGAGGTCCCGCGACAGGCGGACGTGCGGGTCCTGGTCCGGGCCGACCGGGATGACCGTCGGTTTCGGCTCGTCCAACTGGGGATAGCAGATGTCGGCCATCTGCGTGACGACCGACTGCATGTGGGAGACGTCCGTCTCGCCATCGAAGCCGTAGATGGCCTCCAGTTCGGAGTAGTTCGCCTTCGCGCCGAGTTCGAACGCGAGGTCCTGCAGCGGGCGGTTCTCCGACTGGCGGTAGAGTTCACCCTCCTCGGGGTCGAAGCCGAGTGCGAGCAGGCTCAGGAGGTAGTCCCGCGCGTGTTCGTCTATCTCCGCCCACGAGAGGCCGCGGGCGGCGTGGGCTTCGAGGTCCGCGATGAGGCCGTAGGCGTCGAGCCCCTGCTGCTGGTGCCAGATTATCTCGTCGAAGACGAGTTTGTGGCCGATGTGGGGGTCGCCCGTCGGCATGAACCCCGAGAGGACGGCGGCGGGGTCGTCGTTCGCCATCGCCTCCAGCACGCGGCGGTACTCGCGGTGGCCGAAGATGACGCCGCGGCGCATCAGGTAGTGGGGGGTCGGCACGTCGGGCAGCACCTCGTCGAACTCCTCGATGCCGAACTGCTCGAACAGTTTGCGGTAGTCCGCGACGGTCGAGGAACCCCAGGGGTCGAGGGTGACGTCGTCCGCTCCGGCGGCCGTTCCGCCGTCGGTGCGTGGCGTCTGCGCCAGTGCGTCCTCCACGTCGTCCGCGTCGGCGTCCGGAGCGCCCCGCTGTCGCTCGTCGGTGTGGTCGCTCATGCGTAGTCGTTGTCAGAGCAGGCGGTTGGCGGCGGCAAAACGGTTCGCATACCACGGCGCGAGCCAGTGACGGGGGCGGCAGTGAGGCGGGTGCCGTTACGGCGTCAGTCGCGACAGCGACAGCCACTCCACCTCGCTGCCGTCGACGAGCGCGAACACCATCGTCTTGCGGACGCCGTGGGCGAGGCGGACGTCGAGCGCCAGGTCGCGGGGCGCGAACTCGTGGCCAGCGGCGACGACGCGCACGAGGTGCTCGGAGTGTCCGAGGTCGTCGGCGCTCTCGACGTCGGCGTAGGTCCGAAAGTCCGAACCGAACTTGAACCCGGTCTTGGGGACGACGTCGCGCTCCCGGAGCGTGCGGTAGACCGCGAGGCGGCGGTCGAACCGGTCGCCCTCGACCTCGCGACCGCGTTCGACGATGCCCGCGTGCTCGGCGTCCACGCGGACGACGTCGCGTTCGGCGAGGTAGGCCGCCTCCAGCAGCGAGCACTGGATCGGGCCGTCCACCTCCCGGCCGTCGAGCGGGCGACCGTAGAACGCCTGCCGGTAGAGGTCGGTCGGCGGGTCCCACAGCACGACGCGGTCGGCCAGCAGCGCGCCGTAGACGTCCGACGGGAGGTCGGTGTCGCTCGTCCCCGAGATGTCGGGCGTGTCGACGCCGAGGTACGTTATCTCGCTCTCCTCGTCGACGACGGCGAGCGTCTCGTCGATGGAGGTGGCGGCGATGCGCTCGCGTTCGCCCACGACGCGCATCCGGTACTCGACGTCGTCGCCCCACGGGCCGTCGCCGCGCGGGTAGACGACGAAGTCGACGCCGTCGCCGGCGTCGCGCCAGCGCCCCGGCGAGAGGTAGAACCCGCGGTCGCGGAGGTCCTTGTAGACGAGGAAGTCGAGCGTGCAGTCGGTCGTCGCGAGGAACGACCGGAAGTCCATGCCGTCGACGTTCTCGATGTCCCCCCGGAAGAGGAGATGTGCCGCCTCAACCGGCGCGAGGTCGAGAGCGTCGTCGTCGGGGCGTCCGTAGCCGCGGTTGTCGTAGAACTGCTCGCGGCCGGGACCCGACAGGCGAACGACGTCACCGTCGAGCGTTGCGTCCATGCCTAGGGCTGTCAGCCCCACGACCATCAACGAACCGCCTCGCCGGTGTGCGCTACCGAGACTCCGCTCCACTCGGGTTCGAGCGGCGTCGTCTCCTCCCGACTCAGACGGCCTCGCAGGTCGCGTCGAGACAGCGAGCGCTCCCCGACCCCGTCCGGAACGCCGGGAGGCCGCAGTCGCAGGTACCAGCGACCACGCCCCGCGGGAACGAGAACGCCGTCTCGCAGTCCGGGTAGGCGTCACAGCCGGCGAGCAGGCCGCCGCGTCGGATGATGCGCAGGTCGTCGCCGCAGTCGGGACAGGTCCACGCGCGGTCGAACGCCTCCCGGACCGCGTCGTCGAGCGACTCGCAGTCGCGGTCCAGACACACCTCGAACTCCGCGCCGCGCTCGGCCCGGATGCGCGGCAGCCCGCAGTCGCACGTCTCCTCCAGCACCGTCGCGTCCCCCGGTAGTCCGTAGCGCTCGTCGCAGTCGACGCAGACGACGCCGCCCTTGGTGCGGACGAGCGTGCCGCCGCAGCCCGGGCAGGAGCCGACCGGCGTTCCGGCGGCACTCGCCGGGACGCTACTCGTGGCGTAGGCGTCGTGGACGGTGACCGTCAGGCGCTGGTCGCCGTCCCGCGCGACGATGCGGACCGGGTCGGACTCGACGGTCAGCGCCTCGGGGCGCGTGAGCCACGCCACGGGCTGGTAGCCGTCGGCGTCGTGGACGAGGACGGTGTCGTCGGGTTTGACGAGGCAGACGACGTGGCCCCGCTGGAGACGGGCGCGCGGTCCCGTCCCCTCGAACTCGGTCGTACACTCGCCCGCGAACAGTCGGAAGCTTCCGGACATGGGACTGCGTGGTTCCGTTCTGGGTCATGAAGGCTCGGACTAGCAGTAACGATAGGATTCAGCTGGGTCCCAACAGCGACCGTCGTGAATACCTCGAAAGCCCCGAGGTGGTGGCTCATCAAGCAATCCGGGTGGACTGAGAGCGCGGGGGCTTTCGAGGCGTTTCCATCGGCCACTACCAACCAGAAGTAATCAGACGAACAGGCACCCACAGAACCTAGTCGTCACTCGACGCGAACGGTCCGAGACTCGGAAACCGGCGGCAACGGCAGATCCGGAAACGCCACGCAGACCTCGAACGTCATCTCGTCGGCGCTCCCGCCGAAGACGGCCGCAGGGACGGTCGTCTCGCCGAGATACGCGGTCGTGTCGGCCATCTCGACGCCGTTGACGGTCACGGCGACGCTGGCGCGCGCGCCGCCGGCCGCCGAGCGGACGCGCAGTTCGCGCATGTCGTTCTTCCCGCGGCCGATTCGTTCGGGGAACTCGCCCCACTCCACCTCGATGGCGGGCAGGTTGCGGGCGTTCTCCAGGACGCGCGCGGCGACGCCCTCGGAGAGGCCTGCCTCGACGAGTCCCGCCTCGCCCGCGGCGATGACGTCGGTGGGCGTGACGATGCCCTCGTCGGCGAGTCGCTGTGCGCGGCCCGCGCCGACGCCGTCGATGGCGGTCAGTCCCACGGCGTCGCTCCCGATGCCGTGTTCGACCCGCGCTTCGGTGCGACGCGCGAGGTTCGCGGCGTCGGGCGCGGCGAAGGTGCCGAGGAACTCCTGCAGGGCGGCGAGCAGGCGCAGCGCGTTCTGCCGGATGACCCAGGCGTCGCTCTGGAGTTCGCCCGGCGTCGACCCGGTCATGCTGGCCCGGAGGATGGCGAGCACCTTGCGGTGGCCGTCGTCGTCCAGCGAGTCGGTCCCGGAGAGGACGCCGTTCACCGCGTCGCGCTCCGAGGAGCGACAGGAGACGCTGTCGAACTCGGCCGCGCCCGCGACGCACTCGAGGACGGCCGACTCGTCCACGTGGTCGCGGTCGGCTAACTCGGCGAACCGCTCGGCCGTGTCGAGGCGCAGGTAGTACCGCGACGCGAGGCGACCCAGCGGGGTGCCCTCGACGCCGAGGTTCTCGTCCGTCTCGACGAACCCCGACTCGACCAGTCGGGAGAGCGTCTCGCGCACGCGCTGGCGGAGGCGACCGCCGAAGTCGTAGCCCTCGGGGGCGGACTGCGCGCGAACGTAGTAGAACGTGGTCTCCAGCCAGTCCATCACGTCGTCGAGGTCCCGGATGGTTCCGAGGGAGATCTCGGCGTTGAGGTGCGCGTCGAGGTCCGTCGCGAGCCGCGACTCTATCTCCTTGCCCTCGCTGAGGAGCTGTTCGTAGCGCTGCTTGTCGGAGTACTGGCAGACGACGTAGGCGTACCCCGCGTCGTCGTAGCCCGGCCGGCCCGCGCGCCCGAGCATCTGGAGGACGTCGAGCGGACTCATGTCCACCTCGCCCTCCAGCGGGTCGTGGAGCTTGGTGTCCCGGATGACGACACAGCGCGCGGGGAGGTTGACGCCCCACGCGAGCGTCGAGGTGGAGAACAGCAACTGGACGTCGCCGCGCTTGAACCACTCCTCGACGCGGTCCTTGTCGCCCTTCGAGAGGCCGGCGTGGTGGAAGCCGACGCCGTCGAGGACGGACTTTCGGAGCGTCTGGTTCTGGAGTTCCTGCGCCTCGGTATGAAAATCGTAGTCGCCGCGCGCGCCCATCGGCACGTCGCGCTTGGCGAGTTCGTCGCGCGCCTTCTCGGCCGCGCGGACGGTGTCCTGCCGGGAGGCGACGAAGACGAGCGCCTGTCCCCCGTCGCTGACGTGCGGTTCGGCGAGGTCCAGCGCGCGGTAGAGCCGCCGGTACTTGTCGGCGAACGGGTTGTCCCCGCGCGAGTAGGTCTTGACCGACGCTTCCAGCGGGACGGGCCGGTACTCGTCGCCGAACTCGAAGGTGCAGTCGGGCGGGGCGTCGAGCCACTGCGCCACGTCGTCGACGTTCGGCATCGTCGCCGACAGCGCGACGATGCGGGGGCTACAGAGCCGTCGCAGTCGGGAGATGGTCACTTCGAGGACGGAGCCGCGTCGGTCCGAGTCGAGCAGGTGGACCTCGTCGATGACACAGCAGTCGACGTCCCGGATGAAGCCGTACCGCGCCGAGTCGTGTTTCCGAGTCGCCGAGTCGGCCTTCTCGGGCGTCATCACGAGGATGTCGGCGCGTTCGGCGCGCCGCGGGTTCAGGTCGCGTTCGCCCGTGACGACGTAGACGGAGTAGCCCATCTCCTCGAAGCGCTCCCACTCGCTCTCCTTCTCGTTGGTGAGCGCGCGCAGCGGCGCGAGAAACAGCGCGGTGCCGCCCGCGTCGATGGTCTTGCAGATGGCGAGTTCGGCGAGCGCCGTCTTCCCGCTGGCGGTCGGTGCGCTCACGACGACGTTCTCGTCGCGCTCCATGATGGCCGGGTACGCCGACGCCTGCATCCGATTGAACGAGTCGAACGGGAAGGCGTCGGCGAACTTCGGGAGGCGCTCGGCGACGTTCACAGGTGGTGACGGGAGCGCCCGGGCAAAGACCTAGCGATTGGCGAATGTGGTGTAGTGGGTTCGGTTCGAGAAGTCAGATGCATCGCAGGGACGACAACCTCGAAAGCCCCGAGGCCGTCACGAACGCGTGAGTACAGACGAGTTCCGAAACTCAACCCCCCGAACCTAGAAACCCATACAGCCAAACCCCCGGCGGCAAATATCGCGAGTATGGTCGTCGGAGACATCGCGACAGGGACCGACGTCGTCGTCATCGGCGCGGGGCCGGGCGGCTACGTCGCCGCCATCCGTGCCGCACAGCTCGGAAAGGACGTGACGCTCGTGGAGAAGGACGCCTACGGGGGCACCTGCCTCAACTACGGCTGCATCCCGTCGAAGGCGTTCGTCACGGCGGCGGGCGTCGCCCACGACGCGGCGAACGCCGAGGAGATGGGCATCCACGCCGACCCGGCCGTCGACATGGCCGGGATGACCTCGTGGAAGGACGACGTCGTCGACCAGTTGACCGGGGGCGTCGAGAAGCTCTGCAAGGCCAACGGCGTCAACCTCATGGAGGGCACGGCGACGTTCGCCGACGAGAACAAGGTCCGCGTCGGCCACGATGGCGAGGGCCAGGGCAGCGAGTCGCTGGAGTTCGAACACGCCATCGTCTCGACCGGTTCGCGCCCCGTGCAGGTGCCGAACTTCGAGTTCGACGGCGAGCACATCCTCTCCTCGCGGGAGATGCTGGCGCTCGACTCGGTGCCCGAGAGCCTGCTCGTCGTCGGCGCGGGCTACATCGGGATGGAGCTCTCGACGGTGTTCGCCAAACTCGGCACGGACGTCACCGTCGTCGAGATGCTCGACTCGGCGCTGCCGGGCTACGAGGACGACGTGGCGCGCATCGTCCGCTCGCGCGCCGAGGACATCGGCGTCGACTTCCACTTCGGCGAGGCCGCCAGCGAGTGGGAGCAGATGGGCGACGGCATCACCGTCCGCACCGAGGACGCCGACGGCGAGGTCAGCGAGTTCGGCGCGGAGAAGGCGCTCGTCGCCGTCGGGCGCTCGCCCGTCACCGACACCCTCGACCTCGACGCGGCGGGCGTCGAGACGAACGACGAGGGGTTCATCGAGACGGACGACCGCGCCCGGTCGAACGTCGAGCACATCTACGCCGTCGGCGACGTCGCGGGCGAACCGATGCTCGCGCACAAGGCCAGCAAGGAGGGCCAGGTCGCCGCCGAGCACCTCGCCGGGGAACCCGCGGCGCTCGACTACCAGAGCGTCCCGGCGGCCGTCTTCACCGACCCCGAGATCGGGACGGTGGGGCTGACCGAGGCCGAGGCCGAGGAGCAGGGCTTCGAACCCGTCGTCGGCCAGATGCCGATGCGGGCCTCCGGGCGCGCGCTCAGCATGAACGAGTCCGAGGGGTTCGTCCGCGTCGTCGCCGACGAACCGAGCGGGTTCGTCCTCGGCGCGCAGATAGTGGCCCCGGAGGCGAGCGAACTCGTCGCCGAACTCGCCCTCGCCATCGAGATGGGCGCGACGCTCGAAGACGTCGCCGCGACCATCCACGTCCACCCGACGCTCTCGGAGGCGACGATGGAGGCAGCCGAGAACGCGATGGGTCACGCGATTCACACCTTGAACAGGTAGCGCCGGAGCTGCCAGGGTCACGGCCGTTCGTGGCAGAAGAATCAGAACGGTCGGTGGAGAGAACGGCTCCGACGAGACGAGTCGTTCTACGAGTACTCGTGTCTGATGACGAGCGTCCCGCTCGAATCTCTGACGAACACCGTATCGCCATCGTTGTTCCAGACGGGTGCATCGGCGTTCCAGTAGAGGTCGGCCGACGAGTCGGAGCCGCGACCAGTGTGAAGCGTGATCGACTGTCCGGGCTGTAGCGTGACGCCATCCGGGACGTAGTATCGATGGTTCTTCTCGTCCTCGACGAGCCATCCACCGATATCGAGTGGTCGGCCGCCACTGTTCTCGAAGACGATGTACTCGTCGTTCAGCACGTCGCGCTCGTCGCCACCCTGTGCGTCGGCGTGGACCCGCACCACGACGAGTTCACCCGGTGCAGGAGTTTCGGTTGGTAGTGCTGGAGTCGAGGAAGGCGTCTGTGTCGGGACCACATCGGTCCGGTCAGGAGTTTGGTCGGCCGTCGCAACTGGGGCCGGGGACTCCGGCGCGGCGGTGGTCGAAGCAGTGGGCACGACGCTGGTTTCCCGTGAGGGGTCAGGAACGCTGTCGGTCTGGGTCTGCCGTGATTCGGTCCGTCGCTCGGGAGTCGACGTCGCTGGAACGTCCGTCGAGACGGCGGCGGACGTCGTCGCTGCGGCAGTCGAAGTGTCGGTCGGTGCCGAGGGACCGCTCTCCGGTTGGGGGTCGGAACTCGTTCCACCGAGGGCGGACAGCACGACGAGAAGACCCAGTCCGTACAATCCGGCAACGACACCAGCTTTCGCTCCACCACCAGGAGCGATACCCGGCAGTCGGGCGAGTCGGGTGCCCCAGCCTCGATAGTCGCGCCAGACGACCCCCGCGAGAATAACCGGAAGACCCAGAATCACGAGCGGCACCAGACAGAGGTAGAGCAGCCCCACGACCGCGTTCCGCTTCGTACTGCCGGGACGCATCAACGGAACCCGGTCGGCGAGAACCATATCGATGGATTACATCACTCACCAGCATAAAGCAGTGCCGGGAGGTGACAGTGTCGCAGAACCGGAGCCGTGCACCATCCCAGCGCCGTGGACAGTGCGTCCCGAGTACGCTACTCCTCGATGTACCGTCGCCACTCGTCGCCCTCTGCGACGCGTTTGATGAACTCGTTGCGCTCCCTGAGAACGCGGGTGAATCGCCGTTCGACGGCCCGGTCGAAGACGCGCCCGACGGGGCCGAGCGGCGACGCGAAGGTGACCACGTCGCGGAGCATCGTCCCGTCGACGGCGTCCTCGTCCTCGAACGCGAAGAAGTGGTCGTGGACGAACGTGTCGAGCGGCCCCTCCTTCATCGTCTGCCGGAAGTGGTTCGGCCGGGAGAACGCGCTCACCTTCGTCGTGAGTTCGAACCGCTTGCCGAGCAGCGGCACCTGCCAGACCGTCGACTCGCCCGGCGTCGCGAGACCGCTGACGGCCCCGGCCACCGGGCGAGTCCCCTCGCTCGACGTCTCGTGCTGGAGGTCGATGCTCCGCGCGAGGTCGAAGACGCGCTCTGTCGGCGCGTCGACGTGCGTCTCGGCTCGAATCGTCACCATGTCGTCGTCACTCGCACCAGAGGAGCGGTCAGGATGAAAGTTGGCACCGCCGACGTGTTTTTCCGGAATCGCACCGAGGGCGAACGTATGAAGGTCATCACGCTCGGCCCCGAGGGGACGTACTCCCACCGGGCGGCCCGAGCGGTCGTCGGCGAGGACGCGGGCGACGACGCCATCCAGTTCACCGAGTCGGTCGCGGACATCGTCGCCCGCGTCGCCGACGGCGAGGCAGAACGGGGCGTCGTCCCCATCGAGAACAGTATCGAGGGCTCCGTGACGGAGAGCCTCGACGCGCTCTGTGACAGCGAGGTGGCGGTCGTCCTCGAACTCGTCACGCCCATCCGCCACGCCCTGCTCGCGCAGGGGCCGGAGTTCTCCCGCGTGGTCAGCCACTCCCAGGCGCTCGCGCAGTGTCGGAGCTACCTCGAAGAGAACCACCCGGACGTGACCCAGGAGGCGGTCGCCTCGACCGCTCGCGGCGTCGAGATAGCGCGCGAGGACCCCACGGCCGCCGGTATCGCGCATCCCGACACCGCGGGCGACGACCTGCAGGTCCTCGCCGAGGGCATCCAGGACCGCACCTCGAACGCGACCCGGTTCCTCGTCGTCGCGCCCGCCAGCGAACGGCAGGACGGCGGCGGGAAGACCTCCTTCGTCGTCTACCCGAACACGAACCACCCCGGCCTGCTGCTCGAACTGCTCGAACCGTTCGCCGGCCGCGACATCAACCTCACGCGCATCGAGTCCCGGCCGAGCGGCGAGCGACTGGGCGACTACGTCTTCCACATCGACGTCGCGGCGGGTCTCTACGAGGACCGGACGCAGGAGGCACTCGACACCGTCGAGTCGCTCGTCGGCGACGGCTGGGTCCGGACGCTCGGGTCGTACGACACCCGCCACGTCCTGTACTGACGCGTCGGGGCCGGTGTCGGGCCCTGAACAGTCACTGGCCCAGTCCTGTACTAGACTTATCAGGTGCGGCGGCCTACCGCCCCCCATGCCACGACGCAACCCGTTCGAGGACATCGAGCGCATGTTCGAGGAGATGAACGAGGGGTTCCGCGCGTTCGACACGAAGATAACCCGCGGCGTGGCGGTCGACGTCGTGGACCAGGACGACAGCTACGTCGTCACCGCCGACCTGCCGGGCTACGACAAGGACGACATCGACGTCCGCCTCTCGGGGAACAGCCTCACCATCGGCGCGTCCCGCGAGACGGAGTCGTCCGAAGAGGAGGAGCGCTACGTCCGACAGGAGCGCTCCAGCGAGTCCGTCTCGCGGACGCTCCGCCTGCCCGAACGGGTCGACGAGGAGTCGACCGACGCCTCGTACAACAACGGCGTGCTGACCATCACGCTCGGGAAGGCCAGCGAGGACGACGGCGAGTCCATCCCCATCAACTGACCCGGTACCGGCCACTCACAGACGCGCCACGAGTTCTTCGCCGGCCAATTCGACGATAGCTCGCCAGTCGGACGGACGCTCACCACCGCGTTTGGGCGGGTCGAGCGGGAGCGTCAGCGCGTGGAACGCGAACCCGTCGAGCGTCTCCGCGGCCGTCCGCCCGACGAACTCGGCGTTCTCCCGTTTCGAGGAGACGCCGCCCGAGGCGAGGTCGTAGTGCTCCGTGAACAGTTGGCAGACGGTCACGCGCTCGACGGCGAGCGTCCCGTCCGAGAGGTGCCGGAAGAGTTTCGCGGTGTTGTCCGCCGGGTCCGCGCGTCGCCACTCCAGTTCCACCAGCACGAGGTGGTCGGCCGACTCGCCGCCGACGTCGACGGGGGTCCGACCGACGCGGTACTCGGTCGTCCAGTCGAAGTCGGGGGCGCGCGACGCCAGTCGGTCCCGGAGGAGGACCTGCACGTCCGACGCGAACCGGCCCATGAGCTGGCGGCGGACCGCACTGGCAAACCGTTTGTGGACTCGCCGGAGCGCCGACGCGTCGGAAGGGCTACCGTCTCGTGGTGGTGTCCGTCACGAGCGTCGTCGCGTGGCCGGTCACTCCGGTTCGACCCGGCACTCGACGGGCGTGTCGAGGAACCGGCCGACGTCGCTCGCTTCCGCGTCGATTCGGTCGCGAACGTCCTCTCCGCCGGCGGGGTCGAGGGTGTCCAGGGGTTCGAACGGCGAGACGGTGACGATGGCGGGCGACCGCGACCGGTCGAGATGCCAGGTTCCGACCACGCGGCCGTCGACGAGCACCGTCGGCCGGATGATGCCGCCGCCGGGCCAGACGTGCGACTCGTACATCGTTGGGATGGGCCGGTTGGTCCGCTCGTAGCCGAGCAGGAACGTGTCGTACCGTGGGAGGAGGCGGACGTGCGGAGACGCCGAGGACTCGTCGTCGAGAGCGTCGGGAGCGTCGGTCGACACCCACATCGTCTCGTCGCCGACCCGCACCTCGCGTGCGTCGTCCCCCAGCGAGTCCCACGCCGTCTGCACGTCAGTCGCGTAGAGGCCGCTCCACGCCGCGAAGTCCGACTTCGTCGTCGGCCCGTACGCGGTCAGGTAGCGCCGCGCGAGCGTCGCGAGCGCGGTCTCTCGGTCCGGCGGCGCGTCGAGCGTGACCCACGAATCGAGCAGGTCGTAGGCGTTCTTCCCGTCGACGGGGGCGACCTCGCAGAGGACGCCGCGGAGCGCCGCCCGTCGAATCAGGACGTTGGGTGCCCGACTGGACGGGTCGACGTCGACGCCCGCCTCGACGAGGTGCGCTGCGATGTCCCGCTTCGTGAGCGGCCCCTCGTCGGCCAGTACGGAGCCGATAGTCTCGACGGCCGCCTCGACCGCCTCCTCGTCGAGACCCCACTCTGCCAGCCGTCGGGGCTCCGGGCCACGGGTGGCGAACGTCGGCCCGAACACCGAGAGCAGTAGCGAGAGGTCGTCGGTAGCGACGAGGTGGAGCGTCCCGCGCATGCACCACGTCCTGACGACCGACCGGTCCTCGTAGAGCGCGCGGTCCACGTCGGCGACCGTCAGTCCTCGGCCGCGTGCGCGGACGGACAGCGCCGCGCTCGGCGTCTCCTGTGCCTGAAGCCCGAGGGTCGCCGCGGCGATGTCGGCGACGGTCGCCGTCTCCTGTGCGTGTGGCGCGAGGCGCTGTGCGTGCACGCGTCGGTGCCGGGCGTCGCGTTCCGTGAGCCGTGAACTCATGAGAGGTAGAGAGGCGACGACCGGCAAAGAACAGTGCTGTGAGCGATACGGAACGGAGGGCGTCCTGTCGCTTCTGTCCGACCTCCTTCAGTCGATCTGGATGGCGGGCCGACTCGGCGTGGCCTTCTTCGCCACGCTCTCGTCGGCCTCGGCCGCGGGCACGACGACCACGTCGGCACCGAACTCGCGTTCGACCAGCCACGCCGCCTGTCGCAGCACGTCCAGTTCGCGCTCGGGGGCCAGCGCGCTCGTCAGCGACTGGCGCTCGTTCTGCAGGTTCTGCCCGTAGCTGGCCGCCTCGTCGCCCTTCTCGCGGATGTCGTCTTCCTGCATCAACTCGCCGATGACGTTCGGCGCGTCGCTCTCGATGGCGATGTCCAGCGCGCGGTGTTTCCACTCCGGCGCGACGACGATGGTGACCTGCTCGGGGTCCTCGATACCCGCCACGTCGACGATGTTACGCACGTCCTCGCGGGTGTTCTCGACCAACTGGCGCTCACGGTCCGCGTCGCTCGCGTCGCCGGCGGGCGTCGGGAACGAGGCTTCGGCGGCGAACCCGTCGTGACCCAGCGTCGACCACACCTCCTCCGCGACGTGGGGCGTCACGGGGGCCAGCAGTCGCGTGGCGACCGACAGGCCGCGCTCGTACGTCTCGGCGTGCGGGTCGGTGTAGTCGCGGTACTGGCGCAGCAGGCCCACCAGGTCGCGCGTCTCGCGCAGCGCCTCCGCGAACGTCAGGTCCT from Halomarina salina carries:
- a CDS encoding SRPBCC family protein, whose amino-acid sequence is MVTIRAETHVDAPTERVFDLARSIDLQHETSSEGTRPVAGAVSGLATPGESTVWQVPLLGKRFELTTKVSAFSRPNHFRQTMKEGPLDTFVHDHFFAFEDEDAVDGTMLRDVVTFASPLGPVGRVFDRAVERRFTRVLRERNEFIKRVAEGDEWRRYIEE
- the pheA gene encoding prephenate dehydratase; translated protein: MKVITLGPEGTYSHRAARAVVGEDAGDDAIQFTESVADIVARVADGEAERGVVPIENSIEGSVTESLDALCDSEVAVVLELVTPIRHALLAQGPEFSRVVSHSQALAQCRSYLEENHPDVTQEAVASTARGVEIAREDPTAAGIAHPDTAGDDLQVLAEGIQDRTSNATRFLVVAPASERQDGGGKTSFVVYPNTNHPGLLLELLEPFAGRDINLTRIESRPSGERLGDYVFHIDVAAGLYEDRTQEALDTVESLVGDGWVRTLGSYDTRHVLY
- a CDS encoding winged helix DNA-binding domain-containing protein gives rise to the protein MSSRLTERDARHRRVHAQRLAPHAQETATVADIAAATLGLQAQETPSAALSVRARGRGLTVADVDRALYEDRSVVRTWCMRGTLHLVATDDLSLLLSVFGPTFATRGPEPRRLAEWGLDEEAVEAAVETIGSVLADEGPLTKRDIAAHLVEAGVDVDPSSRAPNVLIRRAALRGVLCEVAPVDGKNAYDLLDSWVTLDAPPDRETALATLARRYLTAYGPTTKSDFAAWSGLYATDVQTAWDSLGDDAREVRVGDETMWVSTDAPDALDDESSASPHVRLLPRYDTFLLGYERTNRPIPTMYESHVWPGGGIIRPTVLVDGRVVGTWHLDRSRSPAIVTVSPFEPLDTLDPAGGEDVRDRIDAEASDVGRFLDTPVECRVEPE
- the hsp14 gene encoding archaeal heat shock protein Hsp14 — encoded protein: MPRRNPFEDIERMFEEMNEGFRAFDTKITRGVAVDVVDQDDSYVVTADLPGYDKDDIDVRLSGNSLTIGASRETESSEEEERYVRQERSSESVSRTLRLPERVDEESTDASYNNGVLTITLGKASEDDGESIPIN